The Ananas comosus cultivar F153 unplaced genomic scaffold, ASM154086v1, whole genome shotgun sequence genomic interval GAAGATGTAAACTTTTgaatgttatttaatttttgttctgCAACTTCTGCAGATGCGTTCCTAGTAATGCTAAACATGTAATTTAAGCAGCggtttatttcctttttttcttttgtgttgcTTTCGAAGCTGTTCAGAAGCTTTACCGTTACCAAAGTGGATGTAACTTGTAAGGAATGCAAAGCTTGCCATATGTTGTGTACAAATATTATGATATTGAAGAAGTTGATATGCTTTAATTTTCCATATTGAGGATGAATAAGGAATCATGAATTCatgattattagaatttttagatgCATAAATTTAAACCGTCAACATTTGTCACTTTTTGGTTTTTTAGTTAGGATAAGATGGAGCTAGTGTCCCAATTGATACTTTATTTGGCAGGTTGAGGATGATAAATTCATTGTACCTCGAAATTCGTTGATTGAGGTGAATCAATCGGGCCTTCTGATGGAGACTAAAATTGATATTACTTCAAGAGATCCGCTTCCCACGCCTTCTGTTGGCCCGCTTGACCCAGCTTGTGTTAAAGAAGGTCTTATCGTCTGCGACAAGGAAAGAATGAAAGGACAGCAAGGGGTTAGCTTGGATGAATTAGTTGGAATATTCACCCGTCTTGGACGAGATATGGAGGAAATTGGTGTTACCAGAAGTTATAGATTGGCTGAGAAAGTTGCTTCCATGATGGAGGAAGCGCAGCCTCTCATCGCAAAGGTGCGGAGAGTTCTCCAGTTTCTTGGTTCATCatatttttgctttattttaaACAATTCATGCAAACACTATCTGAACTATACTTCATTTTGAAATGGCTATATTTAAACTTACAAGGTATCGATTTCAACCTAGCTTCTTcttttattagtattattatttttgtatttttctttttcaaatttagtACCTCTCTGTATTGCTTTTGCTTCCTCTCTGAGAATTAAAGTACATTCAGTTCTCCTTTACTGGACTCGAAATTTTTGTGCATCTAAACTCCAATATTAGAGCCCAAAGAACATCTGTTTCCTCTTAATGTCTTCTTTACTTCGTCTGTTACTTTAATTTTGCTTAGTACGTCTTTTGAATTCACTCTAAATCTTTGCAGTtccggaattttttttttttttaaaaaaagattaaatcaTGTTGAGCTATATAACATGTGTTTGATACGCATGCTTACATGCATAGTAGTTTGCTTTAGTGATGTAACAGATTGAAGCCTTAGCTGAAGATATTCAACCTTTGCTTGCTGAGGTTCGCGATAGCGCTCTTCTAAAGGATGTGGAGAGCTTAACCAAAACTCTAGCCGAAACAACCAATGATTTGAGGTCAGTATTATATCTATGATATATTCATTATGTGTATAACATTTGAAAAATATGGAAGGAAACTTCTTTGCTTGAAATGTTTTGTATATGTGTTATCGTACAGAAAAGTGCAATCTTCCATTCTTACCCCCGAGAATTCTGATCTGGTCAGGCAGTCTATTTTCGCCCTTATATTCACACTGAAAAACATTGAGGTTAgctgttttactttttttttttttccaacgtcaaaatagaagcaaaattttatcaaattcttaCTGAGTCCATAATAATCATAGAGTATCACCTCCGATCTATCTGGTTTCACGGGTGATGAGGCTACAAGGCGGAACTTGAAGCTGCTTATTAAGTCTCTCAGCAGACTTCTGTAGTCATTGCAGGTTAGTCAATCTATGAAGCAGTGAACGATTTTGTGAAGTGATACCtcagatatattttttattttcaattgaaGATAAGGGTAATTATTTTCAGATTGTTTCTTCGTTAAATTTTGTACTTAAATGCTTTCTTTAATACTGTTTTCTTTAGAAGATTTCTATGCATCTAAGCACCATGAAATCAAGCGCTGTGTTGCTTATGCTGTTTAAAGCTTTTGCCGAGAGAATTCGGTATAATAAGTTTCATACAGATTTTGCTT includes:
- the LOC109705338 gene encoding protein TRIGALACTOSYLDIACYLGLYCEROL 2, chloroplastic-like, translating into MLLGTSVQVFASKPLLVPTPLTSPASQFQNFGPHLPPKPSKRKLITPIKASSSGSSHNPSPSRKGNNPLTLILDVPKALWRQTLQPLSDFGFGRQSIWEGGVGLFMVSGAALLALTIAWLRGFQLRSRFRKYQTVFEFSQACGICVGTPVRIRGVTVGSVVQVDSSLKSVDAIVEVEDDKFIVPRNSLIEVNQSGLLMETKIDITSRDPLPTPSVGPLDPACVKEGLIVCDKERMKGQQGVSLDELVGIFTRLGRDMEEIGVTRSYRLAEKVASMMEEAQPLIAKIEALAEDIQPLLAEVRDSALLKDVESLTKTLAETTNDLRKVQSSILTPENSDLVRQSIFALIFTLKNIESITSDLSGFTGDEATRRNLKLLIKSLSRLL